The following coding sequences are from one Camelus dromedarius isolate mCamDro1 chromosome 30, mCamDro1.pat, whole genome shotgun sequence window:
- the LOC105105099 gene encoding LOW QUALITY PROTEIN: ubiquitin carboxyl-terminal hydrolase 22-like (The sequence of the model RefSeq protein was modified relative to this genomic sequence to represent the inferred CDS: substituted 2 bases at 2 genomic stop codons) translates to MESELVVTPPGCFKVDNWKQNLRAIYQCFVWSGSAEAGKPKAKSCVCHVCGVHLNRLHSCLHCVFFGCFTKKHIHEHAKVKRHNLAIELVYGGIYCFLCQDYIYKDIEIIAKEKQRKAWKMQGVGEKFSTWEPTKRELELMKHNPKQRKITSNCTMGLRGLINLGNTCFMNCIVQALMHTPLLRDFFLSDRHRXEMQSPGSCLVCEMSSLFQEFYSGHRAPHIPYKLLHLVWTHARHLAGYEQQDAHEFLIAALDVLHWHCKGDDSGKKADNPNHCSCIIDQIFTGGLQSDVTCQVCHGVSTTIDPFWDISLDLTGSSTPFWPLGPRSEGSVVNGESHVAGTTTLTDCLLRFTRPEHLXSSAKIKCSGCHSYQEPTKQLTMKKLPIVACFHLKRLEHSAKLRWKITTYVSFPLELDMTPFMASSKESRMNGQHQPPTDGFSNDNKYSLFVVVNHQGTLESGHYTSFIRQHKDQWFKCDDAIITKAGIADVLDSEGYLLFYHKQFLEYE, encoded by the coding sequence ATGGAGTCGGAACTGGTGGTGACGCCCCCGGGCTGCTTCAAGGTGGACAACTGGAAGCAGAACCTGCGCGCCATCTACCAGTGCTTCGTGTGGAGCGGCTCGGCGGAGGCCGGCAAGCCGAAGGCGAAGTCGTGCGTCTGTCACGTGTGTGGCGTCCACCTGAACAGGCTGCACTCCTGCCTGCACTGCGTCTTCTTTGGCTGCTTTACGAAGAAGCACATCCATGAGCACGCCAAGGTGAAGAGACACAACCTGGCCATAGAGCTGGTGTATGGAGGCATCTACTGCTTTCTCTGTCAGGACTACATCTACAAGGACATAGAAATCATCGCTAAAGAGAAGCAGCGGAAAGCTTGGAAAATGCAAGGTGTTGGGGAGAAGTTTTCCACCTGGGAGCCGACCAAGCGGGAGCTGGAGCTAATGAAACACAACCCCAAGCAGCGGAAGATCACCTCCAACTGCACCATGGGTCTCCGCGGGCTCATCAACCTGGGGAACACGTGCTTCATGAACTGCATCGTGCAGGCGCTCATGCACACTCCACTGCTGCGGGACTTCTTCCTGTCAGACCGGCACCGCTGAGAGATGCAGAGCCCCGGCTCCTGCCTGGTCTGCGAGATGTCATctctcttccaggagttttactCCGGGCACCGGGCCCCCCACATCCCATACAAGCTGCTGCACCTGGTGTGGACTCACGCCCGCCACCTGGCGGGGTACGAGCAGCAGGATGCGCACGAGTTCCTCATCGCGGCCCTGGACGTCCTGCACTGGCACTGCAAAGGTGATGACAGTGGGAAGAAGGCTGACAACCCCAACCACTGCAGCTGCATCATAGACCAGATCTTCACGGGCGGGCTGCAGTCGGACGTCACCTGCCAGGTGTGCCATGGCGTCTCCACCACTATCGACCCCTTCTGGGACATCAGCCTGGACCTGACCGGCTCCTCCACCCCTTTCTGGCCACTGGGCCCTCGGAGCGAGGGCAGCGTGGTGAACGGGGAGAGCCACGTGGCGGGGACCACGACCCTCACGGATTGCCTGCTGAGGTTTACCAGGCCAGAGCACTTATGAAGCAGTGCCAAGATCAAGTGCAGCGGCTGCCACAGTTACCAGGAGCCCACCAAGCAGCTCACCATGAAGAAGCTGCCCATCGTGGCCTGCTTCCACCTCAAGCGCTTGGAGCACTCGGCCAAACTCCGGTGGAAGATCACCACCTACGTGTCGTTCCCCCTGGAGCTGGACATGACCCCCTTCATGGCCTCCAGCAAAGAGAGCCGGATGAATGGACAGCACCAGCCGCCTACAGACGGTTTCAGTAACGACAACAAGTACTCCTTGTTTGTGGTGGTCAACCACCAGGGGACCCTGGAAAGCGGCCACTATACCAGCTTCATCCGTCAGCACAAGGACCAGTGGTTCAAGTGTGACGACGCCATCATCACCAAGGCTGGCATCGCCGACGTGCTGGACAGCGAGGGATACTTGCTGTTCTACCACAAGCAGTTCCTGGAGTACGAGTAG